Genomic DNA from Veillonella criceti:
AAGCAATCCATTGCTTATCGTAGTGAGTTAGCGCAAGCACTTGATCAGCTTCATGATGAGTTAGGGGCCCAAGTTGTGTTTATTCCTATGCAACATCCTGCTGATACTAAAGAAGCATTAGCTATTAAGGCGCTTATGAAAAGTGAGCCGGTTGTGCTAGAACGTATGTATAACACGACTGAATTATTATCGCTGGAAGGCTGTATGGATGTATTGATAGGTGTGCGTTTACATGCCCTAGTATTTGCTTCGCTTATGGAAAAGCCTGTAGTAGGTATTTCTTATGATCCTAAAATTACTAACTTCTTACATATGATTGGTCAAGAGCCAGTGGGTACGTTAGATGAAATTAGTGCCCATACTATTTATGCAGCAACAGCAAATTTCTTAGAAAATACAGCGCTACAACAACAGGTTGTGCAACGTATTAATAAATTAAGAGATGAATCTCTTAAGAATGCGCATATTGCGTTGTCCCTCTTAGATTCATAAAACTAGATTTTACTAAGACAAAGGGGTACAATAAGAATTGATTCCTATCATTATTTTGTATACGATTTCATATAATGAGTTTACTTATTTTCCAACTAGGAATGGAGGGTCTTTATGACAACATTAACAGCTGAACAAACATCTTTAGTTCAGGAAAAAGCGACAGCGATTCGTGTAAGTATTTTAAAAGCCGTAACTGCTGCTAAATCAGGACATCCAGGTGGTTCTTTATCGATTACGGACCTCATGTCGTTGTTGTATTTTGTAGAAATGAATGTAAATCCAAAGGACCCAAGAGATCCCAATCGTGACCGCTTTGTTCTTTCCAAAGGCCATGCAGCACCAGCATTATATGCTACCTTAGCAGAAAAAGGCTTTTTTGAAAAAGACGAATTACTTAATTTGCGTAAAATTGACTGCGTATTACAAGGTCATCCTGATATGAAACATACACCAGGCGTTGATATGTCTACGGGTTCTTTAGGACAGGGAATTAGTGCTGCTTGTGGTATGGCTTTAGCAGGACGTATTGATAAGAAAGATTACCGTGTATATGCTGTTCTTGGTGATGGTGAACTCGAAGAAGGCCAAGTGTGGGAAGCGGCTATGTTTGCTGGGCATTATAAATTAAATAATTTAACAGCTTTTGTCGATTTTAATGGTCTTCAAATTGATGG
This window encodes:
- a CDS encoding transketolase; its protein translation is MTTLTAEQTSLVQEKATAIRVSILKAVTAAKSGHPGGSLSITDLMSLLYFVEMNVNPKDPRDPNRDRFVLSKGHAAPALYATLAEKGFFEKDELLNLRKIDCVLQGHPDMKHTPGVDMSTGSLGQGISAACGMALAGRIDKKDYRVYAVLGDGELEEGQVWEAAMFAGHYKLNNLTAFVDFNGLQIDGDIRKVMSPLPIGPKFEAFNWNVIEVDGHNLDELHNAIEAAKACTDKPTVVVMHTVKGKGVKEMEGQAGWHGKAPSAEECEKFVAELLEV